The following proteins are encoded in a genomic region of Synechococcus sp. CBW1002:
- a CDS encoding transposase, whose product MPPSPIDWLPSDHLVFFLLELVEELDFALIMSPARQKDARGEKGYDPRMLTLLLLYAYCIGMASSRKIERACHEDAAFRVLTGNQQPDHSRISDFRRRHLGALEELFVQILRLCQKAGMVSLGQVALDGTKVKANASKHKTLLWTVKPPDAPAERHRGGSADQLSHDGREPALATPWNPSPPPASCCCGRPSTRSVGQRTVLISPSMSWLSV is encoded by the coding sequence ATGCCGCCGTCGCCAATCGACTGGCTGCCGAGCGATCACCTGGTGTTCTTCCTGCTGGAGCTGGTGGAGGAACTGGACTTTGCGCTGATCATGTCTCCCGCCCGGCAGAAGGATGCCCGCGGTGAGAAGGGGTATGACCCCAGGATGCTGACGCTGCTGTTGCTGTATGCCTACTGCATCGGCATGGCCTCGTCTCGCAAGATCGAGCGGGCCTGCCATGAGGATGCGGCTTTCCGGGTGCTGACCGGCAACCAGCAGCCGGACCACAGCCGCATCAGCGACTTCCGCCGCCGCCATCTTGGAGCCCTGGAGGAGCTGTTTGTGCAGATCCTGCGCCTGTGCCAGAAGGCCGGCATGGTGAGCCTGGGACAGGTGGCGCTGGATGGCACCAAGGTGAAGGCCAATGCCTCCAAACACAAGACACTCCTATGGACTGTCAAGCCCCCGGACGCTCCGGCTGAGCGCCATCGAGGTGGCAGTGCTGACCAGCTCAGCCACGATGGCCGTGAACCAGCGCTGGCCACGCCGTGGAACCCGTCACCACCTCCAGCGAGCTGCTGCTGTGGGAGGCCATCGACCAGGTCCGTAGGGCAGAGGACGGTCCTGATCTCTCCCTCGATGAGCTGGCTGAGTGTGTGA
- a CDS encoding IS1182 family transposase, which yields MQKRKTFRPWQPQQATLLPPSPREWLSEDHQVYFLLDLVDELDLSAILVPAQAKDPRGEKGFDPRMMTMLLLYAYCVGIVSSRKIERACYEDLAFRVLTGNQQPDHSRISEFRRRNLDALKGLFIQILRLCQKAGMVSLGHVALDGTKVQANASKHKAMSHERMLRAEKELQKEINALIRKAEILDAQEDRRYGKGNLGSELPDELRHKQGRLAKIRQARKEMEAETAAAAARQRQEEAEKARAKATAAEESDGSAPEQAELNRKAEAAAAKAAAAGDKAIEAAESAGLEPPDLEPLASDAMPRRGLARKADGTPTAKTQRNFTDSDSHLMQSGGTYLQGYNCQLAVDSDHQVIVAVGVSNQPPDVEHLEPMLERIAASAGELPDVMTMDAGYWSDDNAGHCEDLGIDAYIATGRLPHGKPPPPQRGPLPRDADARTRMARKIRSKKGSRIYAQRKAIVEPVNGQIKEGRGLRRFLLRGLEKVDGEWHLIAATHNLLKLFRYRRSQQQLWAAATG from the coding sequence ATGCAGAAGCGCAAGACCTTTCGCCCCTGGCAGCCGCAGCAGGCCACCCTGCTGCCGCCGTCACCGCGTGAGTGGCTCTCAGAAGACCACCAGGTGTATTTCCTGCTGGACCTGGTGGATGAGCTGGATCTCTCCGCGATCCTCGTACCCGCTCAGGCCAAGGACCCCCGCGGAGAGAAGGGATTCGATCCACGCATGATGACGATGCTGCTGCTTTACGCCTACTGCGTGGGCATCGTCTCCTCCAGGAAGATCGAGCGGGCCTGCTACGAGGATCTGGCATTCCGCGTGCTGACCGGCAACCAGCAGCCGGACCACAGCCGAATCAGCGAGTTCCGCCGGCGCAACCTTGATGCCCTCAAGGGCCTGTTTATTCAGATCCTGCGCCTGTGCCAGAAGGCGGGGATGGTGAGCCTGGGCCATGTGGCCCTCGATGGCACCAAGGTGCAGGCCAATGCCTCCAAGCACAAGGCGATGAGCCACGAGCGGATGCTCAGGGCGGAGAAGGAGCTCCAGAAGGAAATCAACGCCTTGATCCGCAAGGCCGAGATCCTGGATGCCCAGGAAGACCGGCGCTACGGCAAAGGAAACCTGGGCAGTGAACTTCCCGATGAGCTGCGCCACAAGCAGGGCCGCCTCGCAAAAATCCGTCAGGCCCGCAAGGAGATGGAGGCGGAAACCGCTGCAGCTGCAGCGCGGCAGCGGCAGGAGGAAGCCGAGAAGGCCAGAGCCAAAGCGACCGCAGCCGAGGAATCGGATGGATCGGCCCCTGAGCAGGCCGAGCTGAACAGGAAAGCGGAAGCCGCAGCGGCAAAGGCAGCAGCGGCGGGGGACAAAGCCATCGAGGCCGCCGAGAGCGCTGGCCTCGAGCCACCAGATCTGGAGCCACTCGCCTCTGACGCGATGCCCAGGCGTGGTCTGGCGAGAAAGGCTGACGGCACACCGACGGCCAAGACCCAACGGAATTTCACAGATTCCGACAGCCACCTCATGCAGTCCGGCGGCACCTACCTGCAGGGCTACAACTGCCAGCTGGCGGTCGACAGTGACCACCAGGTGATCGTGGCGGTGGGCGTCAGCAACCAGCCACCGGACGTGGAGCACCTGGAGCCCATGCTGGAGCGGATCGCCGCCAGCGCCGGTGAACTGCCGGACGTGATGACGATGGATGCGGGCTACTGGAGCGACGACAACGCAGGTCACTGTGAGGACCTTGGCATTGACGCCTACATCGCCACCGGCCGTCTGCCGCATGGGAAGCCGCCACCGCCACAGCGAGGACCGCTGCCCAGAGATGCCGACGCCAGAACCCGCATGGCCCGCAAGATCAGAAGCAAGAAGGGATCCAGGATCTACGCCCAGCGCAAAGCGATCGTGGAGCCGGTGAACGGCCAGATCAAGGAAGGCCGGGGCCTGCGGCGGTTTCTCTTGCGGGGCCTGGAGAAGGTCGATGGTGAATGGCATCTGATCGCTGCCACCCACAACCTGCTCAAGTTGTTCCGGTACAGGCGATCACAGCAGCAGCTCTGGGCAGCAGCGACGGGATGA